From Sporocytophaga myxococcoides, one genomic window encodes:
- a CDS encoding DUF349 domain-containing protein, which produces MSKEKELLGNDKIKEGGKGEEVATPIKSMIDEMDVHDEEHAHEHISDLSQLSKEDLLKLLEGMKLDENLSKASAMLKQIKYHYDHLLEVEKNEALNKFLANGGEETDFDYRRDNVSLKFDKQYDQLRHKLSEHFLNLEKDKEKNLTKKNELLDKLRALISAEETQTSITSLKEIQEEWRKIGSVPAAHTQEIWANYNALVERFYNNRSIYFELKELDRKKNLEAKIEICEKAEGLAESNQTVNALIRELKVLHEEFRNIGPVPKEDQEVLWNRFKVASDKIYEKRGEYYKELRERQEQNLEVKIKLADAIAGFAQFQTTRIEEWKQKTAELLELQEKWKQAGGVPQDKGKEISKRFWSACKSFFHNKEVFFKHLEVEKEENLKKKIALCERAEVLKDQTDFSGTATELKNLQKEWEAIGPVPIKEKEPIFKRFKTACDHFFNKKREMQAEHEKEFKDNLEKKNALIQKLEKLNSEKDSNPDDLKVIQDEWKKIGFVPKAEMKDINARYQRAVDNFLGHLEGDKSEVDKLKLSLQINALKTNPEGGKKLYQKEKEIHRKISVLKQEIDRLNTNLEFFAKSAAADKLKKEFYSKIEMAQNEIDELKDQLKMIKDAENEK; this is translated from the coding sequence ATGAGCAAGGAAAAAGAACTTTTGGGAAATGACAAGATAAAGGAAGGCGGAAAGGGCGAGGAGGTGGCTACTCCTATAAAATCTATGATAGATGAAATGGATGTTCATGATGAAGAACATGCCCATGAACATATTAGTGATCTATCACAACTTTCAAAAGAAGATTTGCTAAAGTTGCTTGAAGGCATGAAGCTAGATGAAAATCTCAGCAAAGCATCTGCAATGCTAAAGCAGATTAAATATCATTATGATCATTTGCTGGAAGTTGAAAAGAATGAAGCATTGAATAAATTCCTTGCCAATGGGGGTGAAGAAACCGATTTTGATTATCGAAGAGATAATGTGAGTTTAAAGTTTGATAAACAATATGATCAGCTACGCCACAAGTTATCAGAACACTTTCTTAACCTGGAAAAGGATAAGGAAAAAAATCTGACGAAGAAAAACGAGTTGCTAGATAAGCTCAGAGCATTGATCTCTGCTGAGGAAACTCAGACAAGCATTACTTCACTGAAAGAGATTCAGGAAGAGTGGAGGAAAATTGGCTCAGTACCTGCTGCTCATACTCAGGAAATATGGGCTAATTATAATGCTTTGGTAGAGCGATTTTACAATAACAGAAGTATATATTTTGAACTGAAGGAGCTGGATAGAAAGAAAAATCTAGAAGCTAAAATCGAAATATGTGAAAAAGCAGAAGGCCTTGCTGAATCGAACCAGACAGTAAATGCTCTGATTAGAGAACTTAAAGTTCTGCATGAAGAATTCAGAAATATTGGACCTGTTCCGAAGGAGGATCAGGAAGTTCTTTGGAATAGATTTAAAGTAGCTTCCGATAAAATCTATGAGAAACGAGGTGAATATTATAAGGAATTAAGAGAACGTCAGGAACAAAATCTTGAAGTCAAAATAAAACTAGCTGATGCTATTGCCGGATTCGCTCAATTCCAGACAACTAGAATTGAAGAGTGGAAACAGAAGACAGCAGAGCTGCTGGAATTACAAGAGAAGTGGAAGCAGGCTGGAGGTGTTCCTCAGGATAAAGGAAAAGAAATATCAAAAAGATTCTGGAGTGCATGTAAATCCTTTTTCCATAACAAAGAGGTATTTTTCAAACACCTTGAGGTGGAAAAAGAAGAAAACCTTAAGAAGAAAATTGCTTTGTGTGAAAGAGCTGAAGTTTTAAAAGATCAGACTGATTTTAGCGGAACAGCAACAGAATTAAAAAATCTTCAAAAAGAATGGGAAGCAATCGGCCCTGTGCCAATAAAAGAAAAAGAGCCGATTTTTAAACGTTTTAAAACTGCTTGTGACCATTTCTTTAACAAGAAAAGGGAAATGCAGGCAGAACATGAAAAGGAGTTTAAAGATAATCTGGAAAAGAAAAATGCTCTTATTCAAAAATTGGAAAAACTTAATTCTGAAAAGGATTCCAATCCGGATGATTTAAAAGTTATACAGGATGAATGGAAAAAAATAGGTTTTGTGCCTAAAGCAGAAATGAAAGATATCAATGCAAGATATCAGAGAGCTGTTGATAATTTCCTTGGGCATCTTGAAGGAGATAAGTCTGAAGTAGACAAATTAAAGTTAAGCCTTCAGATTAATGCATTAAAAACAAATCCTGAAGGTGGAAAAAAACTTTATCAAAAAGAGAAAGAAATTCACCGCAAAATTTCAGTGCTAAAGCAAGAAATTGATCGTTTGAATACCAACCTGGAATTTTTTGCAAAATCTGCAGCAGCAGACAAGCTGAAAAAAGAATTTTATTCAAAAATAGAAATGGCTCAAAATGAAATAGATGAGCTAAAAGATCAATTGAAAATGATAAAAGATGCAGAAAATGAAAAATAA
- a CDS encoding peptidoglycan DD-metalloendopeptidase family protein, translating into MQNKKCYSLLIILFFFSLKAFSQEKKNKDFLNVKTPSIEYSVPEAGKILFDEEFVDTSDTENAIYFDPQREPELVSEDTTDIDEGETSIVEVAEQLKMDSIWVTIAEYYSIWDSRTVNPYKRDGSKFSDTLNIHLYDSLGGFNWSMPLTGCHKTSEFGMRHTRWHYGTDLKLEIGDPVVACFDGIVRINQYNAGGYGNYVMIRHYNGLETLYGHLSKSHVSVGQLVKAGELIGDGGNTGRSTGPHLHFEVRYEGNAINPEELYDFPMNTLKSKVFELNPSHFEYLREARKVFYHRVRSGESLGTISKKYRVPVSTICKLNGISTRTTLKVGRKLRIR; encoded by the coding sequence ATGCAGAATAAAAAGTGCTATTCACTTTTGATAATCCTATTCTTTTTTTCCCTGAAAGCTTTTTCTCAGGAAAAAAAGAATAAGGATTTCTTAAATGTTAAAACCCCATCCATTGAGTATTCAGTACCGGAAGCAGGCAAAATACTTTTTGATGAAGAATTTGTCGATACCTCAGATACTGAAAATGCCATCTACTTTGACCCTCAGAGAGAACCGGAGCTAGTCAGCGAAGACACCACTGATATTGATGAAGGTGAAACAAGTATTGTAGAAGTAGCCGAGCAATTAAAGATGGATTCTATTTGGGTCACTATTGCCGAATATTATTCTATTTGGGATTCAAGAACTGTAAACCCATACAAGCGCGATGGTTCCAAGTTTTCAGACACATTGAATATTCACCTGTATGATTCTCTTGGTGGCTTTAACTGGTCAATGCCTCTTACAGGTTGCCATAAAACATCTGAATTTGGTATGCGTCACACCAGATGGCACTATGGAACAGACTTAAAGCTTGAAATCGGAGATCCTGTTGTAGCATGTTTTGACGGTATTGTCAGAATAAATCAATATAATGCAGGCGGGTATGGGAATTATGTAATGATCAGACATTACAATGGTCTTGAAACACTTTATGGCCATCTTTCCAAATCTCATGTTTCTGTGGGGCAATTGGTAAAAGCCGGAGAATTAATAGGTGATGGGGGAAATACAGGTAGAAGTACTGGACCTCACTTACATTTTGAAGTACGATATGAGGGGAATGCAATTAATCCTGAAGAACTTTATGATTTTCCTATGAATACATTAAAATCGAAGGTATTTGAGCTTAATCCTTCTCATTTTGAGTATTTGAGAGAAGCCCGAAAAGTATTCTATCACAGAGTAAGATCAGGGGAATCATTGGGAACAATTAGTAAGAAATACAGAGTGCCTGTTAGTACAATCTGTAAACTGAATGGTATTTCAACCAGAACCACTCTTAAGGTCGGGAGAAAACTTAGAATTAGATAA
- the trxB gene encoding thioredoxin-disulfide reductase — MAEEKVGCLIIGSGPAGYTAAIYSARAGLKPVLYQGAQPGGQLMITNEVENYPGYPEGVLGPKMMEDFQKQAARFGTDIRFGMATSVDFTGPVHKVIIDESHLIHADVVIVSTGASAKWLGLESEARLNGRGVSACAVCDGFFFRGKDVAVVGAGDTACEEAVYLSKLCRKVYLLVRRDTMRASQIMQKRVLNTPNIEVLWNSETDEILGEEEVEGMRVRNVQTGELTNISVQGFFVAIGHKPNTDIFKGWLDLDNNGYINTLPGSSKTNIEGVFACGDAQDHIYRQAVTAAGSGCMAALDAERYLAAKEAEEETVK, encoded by the coding sequence ATGGCAGAAGAAAAAGTTGGGTGTCTTATCATTGGCTCCGGTCCTGCAGGATATACTGCGGCAATATATTCAGCAAGAGCTGGTTTAAAACCTGTATTATACCAAGGAGCTCAGCCCGGCGGGCAGTTAATGATTACAAATGAAGTGGAAAATTATCCTGGATATCCTGAAGGGGTACTTGGTCCGAAAATGATGGAAGATTTTCAGAAACAAGCAGCGAGATTTGGCACTGATATCAGATTTGGTATGGCTACTTCTGTAGATTTTACCGGTCCTGTACATAAAGTAATTATTGACGAATCACATTTGATTCATGCGGACGTTGTTATAGTTTCTACCGGTGCATCAGCAAAATGGCTTGGTTTAGAATCTGAAGCAAGACTAAACGGGAGAGGAGTTTCTGCTTGTGCTGTGTGTGATGGATTCTTTTTCAGAGGTAAAGATGTTGCGGTTGTAGGTGCTGGTGATACTGCTTGTGAAGAGGCTGTTTATCTTTCTAAGCTTTGCAGAAAGGTATATCTTCTTGTTAGAAGAGATACCATGCGAGCCTCACAAATCATGCAAAAAAGAGTATTAAACACTCCTAATATAGAAGTATTATGGAACTCTGAAACCGATGAAATATTAGGAGAAGAGGAAGTGGAAGGAATGAGAGTAAGGAATGTTCAAACTGGAGAATTAACAAATATTTCTGTTCAGGGATTTTTCGTTGCCATAGGTCATAAGCCTAATACAGACATATTCAAAGGTTGGTTAGATCTTGACAACAACGGATATATTAATACATTACCGGGAAGCAGTAAAACAAATATTGAAGGTGTCTTTGCTTGTGGTGATGCGCAGGATCATATATACAGACAAGCAGTAACAGCGGCCGGTTCTGGTTGCATGGCTGCACTTGATGCTGAACGATATCTTGCCGCTAAAGAAGCTGAAGAGGAAACAGTTAAATAA
- a CDS encoding sigma-70 family RNA polymerase sigma factor, which translates to MRQLKISKQITNRESQSLDKYLQEIGKVDLLTPDEEVELAKRIREGDQLALEKLTKANLRFVVSVAKQYQNQGLSLGDLINEGNLGLIKAAQRFDETRGFKFISYAVWWIRQSILQALAEQSRIVRLPLNRVGSLNKISKTFSDLEQKYEREPSPDELAEVLEVSTSEVVDTLKISGRHVSMDAPFVQGEENSLLDVLENDSEVTPDSELMNDSLRKEVQRALSTLTQREADVITLYFGLNGEHSMTLEEIGEKFNLTRERVRQIKEKAIRRLRHTSRSKALKPYLG; encoded by the coding sequence ATGAGACAGCTTAAGATAAGCAAACAGATTACCAACAGGGAAAGCCAGTCACTTGACAAATATCTTCAGGAGATTGGAAAGGTGGATCTACTTACCCCTGATGAAGAAGTGGAACTGGCGAAGAGAATCAGAGAAGGTGATCAGTTAGCTTTGGAAAAGCTTACAAAAGCAAACCTTAGATTCGTTGTTTCTGTTGCAAAACAATATCAAAATCAAGGACTTTCGCTGGGAGATTTGATTAATGAAGGGAATCTTGGCCTTATTAAAGCTGCTCAGAGATTTGACGAAACAAGAGGTTTTAAGTTTATTTCTTATGCCGTATGGTGGATTCGTCAATCAATCCTTCAGGCATTAGCCGAGCAGTCAAGAATTGTAAGACTACCCTTAAACAGAGTTGGTTCTTTAAATAAAATATCCAAAACCTTTTCTGATCTTGAGCAAAAATACGAGAGAGAGCCTTCCCCGGATGAACTTGCTGAAGTATTAGAGGTAAGTACTTCTGAAGTTGTTGATACTCTCAAAATTTCAGGTCGTCATGTTTCAATGGACGCCCCCTTTGTTCAGGGAGAAGAAAATAGCCTTCTGGATGTTTTGGAAAATGATAGTGAGGTTACCCCTGATTCAGAACTGATGAATGACTCCTTGAGAAAAGAAGTTCAAAGAGCACTTTCAACATTAACGCAACGTGAAGCAGATGTAATTACTCTTTATTTCGGTCTTAATGGAGAGCATTCCATGACATTGGAAGAGATCGGAGAGAAATTCAACCTTACAAGAGAGAGGGTTCGTCAGATTAAAGAAAAAGCGATCAGAAGATTAAGACATACTTCAAGGAGTAAAGCACTTAAACCTTATTTAGGTTAA
- the pdxH gene encoding pyridoxamine 5'-phosphate oxidase — MNNKEQNLSDIRNEYKLKILSESDVKENPLDQFQEWLDLAVKSNLYEPTAMTLSTCDSRCRPSSRIVLLKGLDEGLVFFTNYESKKGKLIAENPFAAVLFFWPELERQVRVEGKVVKVSHEESDKYFYSRPKASQIGAIVSPQSKIISSRSDLDSMFEKSLADHENKEVKRPEHWGGYRIIPEYFEFWQGRSGRLHDRIFYQRENNGWIKGRLAP, encoded by the coding sequence ATGAACAACAAGGAGCAAAATTTATCAGACATTAGAAATGAATACAAACTTAAAATACTATCTGAGTCTGATGTAAAAGAAAATCCATTGGACCAGTTTCAAGAATGGTTGGATCTGGCTGTAAAAAGTAATTTGTACGAACCTACTGCCATGACCTTATCTACGTGTGATAGTCGTTGCAGACCTTCTTCAAGAATAGTTCTCTTAAAAGGATTAGATGAAGGTTTGGTGTTTTTCACAAACTATGAGAGTAAAAAAGGTAAGTTAATAGCTGAGAATCCTTTTGCTGCTGTATTGTTTTTCTGGCCTGAGTTAGAGCGTCAGGTAAGAGTTGAAGGCAAGGTTGTAAAAGTAAGTCATGAAGAATCTGATAAATATTTTTATTCCAGGCCAAAAGCTTCGCAGATAGGCGCTATTGTTTCTCCTCAAAGTAAAATTATTTCTTCCAGAAGTGACTTGGATTCAATGTTTGAAAAATCGCTGGCTGACCATGAAAACAAAGAAGTAAAAAGACCGGAGCACTGGGGTGGATACAGGATCATACCTGAATATTTTGAATTTTGGCAAGGAAGATCAGGAAGACTTCATGACAGAATATTTTATCAAAGAGAAAATAACGGATGGATTAAAGGCCGACTTGCTCCTTGA
- a CDS encoding YqgE/AlgH family protein, which yields MLKIGNVIISEPYLGDDNFERTVIIMCEYGESGALGLVLNRPTIITLNSVLESVNSEELLYIGGPVAQDSLHFIFRNNYNIEGAVKLGDNLYWGGNFEQVLDLFNNNLANAEDFRFFLGYSGWEGGQLENEFKANSWIVSHVETEDIFDIEPANLWREMLKSMGGKYKMLSNYPIDPRLN from the coding sequence ATGTTGAAGATAGGTAATGTAATAATATCGGAGCCATACCTGGGTGATGATAACTTTGAACGGACTGTGATTATTATGTGTGAGTATGGAGAATCGGGAGCTCTGGGGCTTGTGCTCAACAGACCTACGATTATTACGCTTAATTCTGTTTTGGAAAGTGTAAATTCGGAAGAGCTTTTGTATATTGGAGGACCTGTTGCACAAGATTCGCTACATTTCATTTTCAGAAATAATTATAATATTGAAGGGGCAGTAAAGTTAGGAGATAATTTATACTGGGGAGGAAATTTCGAACAAGTACTAGACTTGTTTAATAATAACCTGGCCAATGCTGAAGATTTCAGATTTTTTCTGGGGTATTCAGGTTGGGAAGGTGGGCAGCTGGAAAACGAATTTAAAGCAAATTCATGGATTGTAAGCCATGTTGAAACTGAGGATATATTTGATATAGAGCCTGCTAATCTTTGGCGGGAAATGTTGAAGAGTATGGGGGGGAAGTATAAAATGCTATCGAATTATCCTATTGATCCAAGATTGAATTAA
- a CDS encoding sensor histidine kinase, producing the protein MKLRLSGKIIASFSLIIIFSFISFGVNLKLSSDVNRNTEYLTKSEAIIRNSAKIHKIILEMQSNFRGYLLTENKSFLDPYYSSIKDLGGIVDEQRKLISDSPAQITRFNEIQKLHNQWLVYANDLIQAKFKQINPKVISSEYEVLFEEKLRKEFGKKMTDEISKKFKEFDKTEYRVRKARREKLNESIAIAKRVTMLLAIITISVGVISAFYITHIIINRIKSMVSLADNISKGQFEAIKDTEKDELSQLSDSLNIMSEKLKKSFSELDNYAYVVSHDLKVPLRGIYNLVHWMEEDYGSEFSPEVHKYLDKLKGRVERMESLINGLLEYSKIGRTSQPLEEVNVNELLADIVDSIVPGDFEVRVSNKMPVIFTEKLRIQQVFSNLISNAVKYKGNKPGIITIISKEIPDGVEFTVEDNGVGISPEYHNKIFGLFQTLREKHEVESTGIGLSIVKKIIEDKKGNIRVVSNEGEGAAFIFTWPAIKVGFPI; encoded by the coding sequence ATGAAACTTAGATTATCTGGTAAAATTATAGCAAGTTTTTCTCTGATCATCATTTTTTCATTTATTAGTTTTGGAGTCAATCTTAAACTTTCTTCGGATGTAAACAGGAACACAGAGTACCTTACCAAGTCTGAGGCTATTATTCGCAACTCTGCTAAAATTCATAAGATTATCCTCGAAATGCAGTCTAATTTCAGAGGTTATTTGCTTACAGAGAATAAATCATTTTTAGACCCTTATTACTCGAGTATAAAAGACCTGGGAGGTATTGTGGATGAACAACGTAAGCTCATTTCCGATTCTCCTGCTCAGATAACCAGATTCAATGAGATACAAAAGTTGCACAACCAATGGCTGGTATATGCCAATGACCTAATCCAGGCTAAATTCAAACAAATTAATCCTAAAGTAATTTCAAGCGAATATGAAGTTCTTTTTGAAGAGAAATTAAGAAAAGAATTCGGGAAAAAAATGACCGATGAGATTTCTAAAAAGTTCAAAGAGTTTGATAAAACCGAATACAGGGTTAGAAAAGCCAGGAGGGAAAAACTGAATGAGTCTATTGCCATAGCTAAGCGTGTCACAATGTTATTGGCAATTATTACAATTTCAGTTGGGGTAATAAGTGCGTTTTATATCACTCATATTATCATAAATAGAATTAAGTCTATGGTTAGCCTTGCGGATAATATCTCTAAAGGCCAATTTGAGGCTATTAAGGATACTGAAAAAGATGAGTTGTCACAATTGTCGGATTCTTTAAATATTATGTCAGAGAAGTTAAAAAAGAGTTTTTCTGAATTGGATAATTATGCTTATGTAGTTTCTCATGATTTAAAGGTACCTCTGAGAGGTATATACAATCTGGTTCATTGGATGGAGGAAGACTATGGTAGTGAATTTTCCCCTGAGGTGCATAAGTATCTTGATAAGTTAAAAGGAAGGGTTGAGCGTATGGAAAGTCTCATAAATGGTTTGCTGGAATATTCAAAAATAGGAAGAACCAGTCAGCCTCTTGAAGAGGTAAATGTGAACGAACTGCTTGCAGATATTGTGGATTCTATTGTTCCTGGTGATTTTGAAGTAAGGGTATCCAATAAGATGCCTGTGATTTTTACTGAGAAACTGAGAATTCAACAAGTGTTTTCCAATCTGATAAGCAATGCAGTAAAGTATAAAGGTAACAAACCGGGGATTATTACGATTATTTCAAAGGAGATTCCTGATGGGGTTGAATTTACTGTGGAAGATAATGGAGTAGGTATCTCTCCAGAATATCATAATAAAATTTTTGGATTATTTCAGACTTTGCGTGAAAAGCATGAAGTTGAAAGCACAGGTATTGGATTATCCATTGTGAAAAAAATTATAGAAGATAAGAAAGGGAATATAAGAGTAGTTTCAAATGAAGGAGAA
- the bshB1 gene encoding bacillithiol biosynthesis deacetylase BshB1: MKLDMLVLSAHPDDAELACSGTIISHIEMGKKVGLVDLTRGQLGTRGTPEIREMEAEAAASILGLAARENLGFEDGFFVEDKDHIIAIVKAIRKYQPEIIITNALHDRHPDHGRASDLVSRASFLSGLIKIETGQKAWRPRNVYHYIQDRYIKPDLIVDVTPYWDQKIKTIKAFRSQFFNPDSEEPGTYISSPEFLLFIEARALELGHSIGVKYGEGFTSERNIGIKNMFELL, encoded by the coding sequence ATGAAATTAGATATGCTGGTGCTTTCTGCACATCCTGATGATGCGGAATTAGCCTGTTCAGGGACTATAATCAGCCATATTGAAATGGGAAAGAAAGTGGGGCTGGTAGATCTCACCCGTGGCCAGTTGGGTACAAGAGGTACACCTGAAATCAGGGAGATGGAAGCAGAAGCAGCTGCTAGTATTCTGGGGCTTGCAGCTAGGGAAAATCTTGGATTTGAAGATGGATTTTTTGTTGAAGATAAAGACCATATAATTGCTATTGTAAAAGCAATCAGAAAGTACCAGCCAGAGATTATAATCACCAATGCATTGCATGACAGGCATCCTGATCATGGAAGGGCTTCAGATCTTGTATCAAGAGCCAGTTTTCTTTCAGGGCTTATAAAAATTGAAACGGGACAGAAGGCTTGGAGGCCAAGGAATGTATATCATTATATACAAGATAGATATATAAAACCAGATCTGATAGTAGATGTAACTCCTTATTGGGATCAAAAAATAAAAACAATTAAAGCATTTCGTAGTCAGTTTTTCAATCCAGATAGCGAAGAACCTGGCACTTATATTTCTTCACCGGAATTTTTATTATTCATTGAAGCCAGAGCATTAGAATTAGGGCATTCTATAGGGGTTAAGTATGGAGAAGGATTTACATCTGAAAGAAACATAGGCATTAAAAACATGTTTGAATTGTTGTAA